The proteins below come from a single Azospirillum thermophilum genomic window:
- a CDS encoding ABC transporter permease, which produces MGRRMRDWGAPLALLALLVFNVAVTPNFLTWQTFFVNLTQVATIVIVAVGMTLVIATGGIDLSVGSLMAIAGALAPLILGGSLFGPLDPTTAVALALGVPVLVTAALGLFNGVLVTGFRIQPIIATLVLFIAGRGIAQVMTNGNLQTFSNPSFQWIGLGRISGVPVQAVLMVVIVLAMAWVLRATVYGRHVLATGGNEGAARLAGIPVARVKLAVYAISGLLSGIAGLIVISINSSADANLIGLGMELDAIAAVAVGGTLLTGGRATVIGTLLGALIIQLVRYTLLANGVPDAAALVVKAAIILLAVWLQRQGASR; this is translated from the coding sequence ATGGGCCGCCGGATGCGGGACTGGGGGGCGCCGCTCGCCCTGCTGGCCCTGCTGGTCTTCAACGTCGCCGTGACGCCGAACTTCCTGACCTGGCAGACCTTCTTCGTCAACCTGACGCAGGTCGCGACCATCGTGATCGTCGCCGTCGGGATGACGCTGGTCATCGCCACGGGGGGGATCGACCTGTCGGTCGGCTCGCTCATGGCGATCGCCGGGGCGCTCGCCCCGCTGATCCTCGGAGGAAGCCTGTTCGGCCCGCTCGACCCGACCACGGCGGTCGCGCTGGCGCTCGGGGTGCCGGTGCTGGTCACGGCGGCGCTCGGTCTCTTCAACGGCGTCCTCGTCACCGGCTTCCGCATCCAGCCGATCATCGCGACCCTGGTCCTGTTCATCGCCGGGCGGGGCATCGCGCAGGTGATGACCAACGGCAATCTGCAGACCTTCTCCAACCCGTCCTTCCAGTGGATCGGGCTGGGGCGGATCTCCGGGGTGCCGGTGCAGGCGGTCCTGATGGTCGTCATCGTGCTCGCCATGGCCTGGGTGCTGCGCGCCACCGTCTATGGCCGCCACGTGCTGGCGACCGGCGGCAACGAAGGGGCGGCGCGTCTGGCGGGCATCCCGGTGGCGCGGGTCAAGCTGGCCGTCTACGCCATCAGCGGGCTGCTGTCGGGCATCGCCGGCCTGATCGTCATCTCCATCAACTCGTCGGCCGACGCCAACCTGATCGGCCTCGGCATGGAGCTGGACGCCATCGCCGCCGTGGCGGTCGGCGGCACGCTGCTGACCGGCGGACGGGCGACGGTGATCGGCACGCTGCTCGGCGCGCTCATCATCCAGCTCGTCCGCTACACGCTGCTCGCCAACGGGGTGCCGGATGCCGCCGCCCTGGTGGTCAAGGCCGCGATCATCCTGCTGGCCGTCTGGCTGCAACGTCAGGGAGCATCCCGATGA
- a CDS encoding ABC transporter permease — MPPRRRSLGAARAASLIGRQGVLVALLLLILFGALRYDNFLGSYNVLSLLRYNAMFALVALGMCFVIMTGGIDLSVGAVAAMASVVSALVSPYGLVPALAAGIGAGLLTGLVNGLVIAWGGILPFITTLATMLAANGMALLLAGNQSVSVSWEGLFIELGQGDLFGLPVPALIAAAAYLLGSLALNYTAFGRNTLAVGGNEEAARLMGLPVRRVKIAVYVLSGGLAGLAGVILASQFGAGQPTEGAGWELFAIAAVVVGGTLLTGGIGSVGATLSGVLLLGLIFNILNFENGRGAISLSAYWQSVIRGLFLLVVVVLQSRLTARRTG; from the coding sequence ATGCCTCCTCGCCGCCGCAGCCTCGGCGCGGCCCGTGCCGCCAGCCTGATCGGCCGGCAGGGGGTGCTGGTGGCGCTGTTGCTGCTGATCCTGTTCGGGGCGCTGCGCTACGACAATTTCCTCGGCTCCTACAACGTGCTGAGCCTGTTGCGCTACAACGCCATGTTCGCGCTGGTGGCGCTCGGCATGTGCTTCGTCATCATGACCGGCGGGATCGATCTGTCGGTCGGGGCCGTCGCCGCCATGGCGAGCGTCGTGTCCGCCCTGGTCAGCCCCTACGGGCTGGTGCCGGCGCTCGCCGCCGGAATCGGGGCGGGGCTGCTGACCGGGCTGGTCAACGGTCTCGTCATCGCCTGGGGCGGCATCCTGCCCTTCATCACCACGCTGGCGACGATGCTCGCGGCCAACGGGATGGCGCTGCTGCTCGCCGGCAACCAGTCCGTCTCCGTGTCGTGGGAGGGCCTGTTCATCGAGCTCGGCCAGGGCGACCTGTTCGGCCTGCCGGTCCCGGCCCTGATCGCCGCCGCCGCCTACCTGCTCGGCTCGCTGGCGCTGAACTACACGGCCTTCGGCCGCAACACGCTGGCGGTCGGCGGCAACGAGGAGGCGGCGCGCCTGATGGGCCTGCCGGTCCGGCGCGTGAAGATCGCCGTCTACGTCCTCTCCGGCGGGCTGGCCGGGCTGGCCGGGGTGATCCTGGCATCGCAGTTCGGCGCCGGCCAGCCGACCGAGGGGGCGGGGTGGGAGCTGTTCGCCATCGCCGCCGTGGTGGTGGGCGGAACGCTGCTCACCGGCGGCATCGGCTCGGTCGGCGCCACGCTGTCGGGCGTCCTGCTGCTCGGCCTGATCTTCAACATCCTGAATTTCGAGAACGGCCGCGGGGCCATCAGCCTGAGTGCCTACTGGCAATCGGTGATCCGCGGTCTCTTCCTGCTCGTCGTCGTCGTTCTGCAAAGCCGCCTGACGGCGCGGCGGACCGGCTGA
- a CDS encoding phytanoyl-CoA dioxygenase family protein, whose translation MTGRYDSATLDALAETVRRDSYVVLKDHLPKATLQAWREAFQPLFDRHVEREGHMQNRGKGRFYVTLPFDAPFADPEIFEDEDILGVVQRLVGPDPVFCQLATDTPVLGSEHQEIHRDTPPLFPEWGRETPSFQLAVNFALCDVTLENGPIEIARGTHLMNRDEALAKIRSGEIPLETVPMALGDVMIRDVRHLHRGTPNRTDQPRPMVVLGYSRRWLFRPEVSIRVPRSVHARLSDRARHLLRFNPVVDSLDDGQTEQYQAFAY comes from the coding sequence ATGACCGGCCGCTATGATTCCGCCACCCTCGACGCCCTGGCCGAGACCGTCAGGCGCGACAGCTATGTCGTCCTGAAGGACCATCTGCCGAAGGCGACGCTGCAAGCCTGGAGGGAGGCGTTCCAGCCCCTGTTCGACCGCCATGTCGAACGGGAGGGGCACATGCAGAACCGCGGCAAGGGCCGCTTCTACGTCACCTTGCCGTTCGACGCCCCGTTCGCGGACCCGGAAATCTTCGAGGACGAGGATATCCTGGGCGTCGTCCAGCGCCTCGTCGGCCCCGACCCGGTGTTCTGCCAGCTTGCGACCGACACGCCGGTTCTGGGATCGGAGCATCAGGAGATCCATCGCGACACGCCGCCCCTGTTCCCGGAATGGGGCCGCGAGACGCCGTCCTTCCAGCTCGCCGTGAACTTCGCGCTGTGCGACGTCACGCTGGAGAACGGTCCGATCGAGATCGCCAGGGGAACCCACCTGATGAACCGGGACGAGGCCCTGGCGAAGATCAGGTCCGGCGAGATCCCGCTGGAGACGGTGCCGATGGCGCTGGGCGACGTGATGATCCGCGACGTCCGTCACCTGCACCGCGGAACGCCCAACCGCACCGATCAGCCGCGGCCGATGGTCGTGCTGGGCTACAGCCGCCGCTGGCTGTTCCGTCCGGAGGTCAGCATCCGCGTTCCGCGTTCCGTCCACGCCCGCCTGTCCGATCGCGCCCGCCATCTGCTGCGCTTCAACCCGGTGGTCGACAGTCTCGACGACGGCCAGACGGAGCAGTATCAGGCCTTCGCCTACTGA